In the genome of Raphanus sativus cultivar WK10039 chromosome 4, ASM80110v3, whole genome shotgun sequence, one region contains:
- the LOC108853812 gene encoding uncharacterized protein LOC108853812, translating into MDSPTSIRSKPPPEILSTCGSQRRSSSSCDSNSPEFEFWRLTNSSFHQTETELLTADELFHDGVILPLRLLSIKSDPSASECTPDPSPSTSTLTTEQKNETEPGLGSELTRETTGSKRWRDIFKKSENKPAGKKEKRKEKKKNEKKSGSGPGTGSGSGAELNINIWPFSRSRSAGNNGTRPRISFGAPTTRKVSSAPCSRSNSTGESKSRKCPSSPGRNGVHLGRNSPVLQVRRGSGAPTAKTISERVGKRVIPEARRGKTGMESNKAKVINLNVPPMCIGYSCSSDVSGDGNIGSDDNIANVNNPNGLFGFRNLFIKKVH; encoded by the coding sequence ATGGATAGTCCGACGAGCATACGAAGTAAACCACCACCGGAGATTCTCTCCACGTGTGGTAGCCAACGACGGAGCAGCAGCAGCTGCGACTCCAACTCACCGGAATTTGAGTTCTGGCGTCTAACGAACTCTTCATTTCACCAGACCGAAACAGAACTTCTCACCGCCGACGAGCTTTTTCACGACGGCGTTATTCTCCCTCTTCGCCTCCTCTCCATCAAATCCGACCCGAGTGCCTCGGAATGCACCCCGGATCCATCTCCTTCTACTAGTACTTTGACTACAGAGCAAAAAAACGAGACTGAACCCGGTTTAGGATCCGAGCTGACCCGGGAAACAACGGGTTCGAAGCGGTGGAGAGATATATTCAAGAAGAGCGAAAACAAACCGGCCGGGAAGAAAGAGAAGcggaaagagaaaaaaaagaatgagaagAAGAGCGGGTCGGGTCCGGGTACGggttcaggttcaggagcggaGCTGAATATCAACATTTGGCCTTTTTCAAGAAGCAGATCCGCCGGTAACAACGGGACCCGACCCAGAATATCGTTCGGAGCTCCGACGACCCGGAAAGTCAGCAGCGCGCCGTGTTCCCGGAGCAACTCCACCGGCGAATCGAAGTCTAGGAAATGTCCGAGCAGTCCCGGTCGGAACGGCGTGCATCTTGGTCGGAACAGTCCAGTCTTGCAAGTCCGACGTGGAAGTGGAGCTCCGACCGCGAAAACGATATCCGAGCGGGTGGGTAAAAGGGTAATTCCCGAGGCGCGTAGGGGTAAAACTGGAATGGAGAGCAATAAAGCAAAAGTCATAAACTTGAACGTGCCTCCTATGTGCATCGGTTATAGCTGCAGTAGCGACGTGAGTGGAGATGGTAACATTGGGAGTGACGATAATATCGCAAATGTTAATAATCCCAATGGTTTATTTGGCTTTCGTAATCTTTTCATTAAGAAAGTTCATTAG
- the LOC108850088 gene encoding uncharacterized protein LOC108850088: MKLRDKARPFLLCQVVSGRTASFWLDNWTHGGDLLTITGPLGPQISGISIDASVSSVVTENGWNVSRRSRNPTLSVLRANLPDQIPDIESTEEDYFMWRNEVAAPPSHFSLPLLWRTLYPDPPPVIWASLVWFKKRIPKHAFITWLVLRNRMATRDKLRSWGLQVPAECLLCGSADETAPHLFFECRYAQEIWHGLMDGTWMNLPIKLEEMVDWFQQLRGEKRFKTITKIIFQAVIYFVWKERNGRLHSNGQKTPARVIKEIKL; the protein is encoded by the coding sequence ATGAAGTTAAGGGACAAGGCTAGGCCTTTCCTTCTTTGCCAGGTTGTGTCAGGGAGAACAGCATCATTTTGGCTTGATAACTGGACTCATGGTGGTGATTTGCTTACCATAACGGGGCCCTTAGGTCCGCAAATTTCTGGCATCTCCATTGATGCTTCTGTTTCTTCTGTGGTTACTGAAAATGGCTGGAATGTCTCGAGAAGAAGCAGGAATCCCACCCTTTCTGTTTTGAGAGCAAATTTGCCAGATCAAATACCGGATATTGAGTCAACTGAAGAGGATTATTTTATGTGGAGGAATGAAGTCGCGGCTCCACCTTCTCATTTCTCACTTCCTTTACTTTGGAGGACTTTATACCCCGATCCTCCACCGGTGATTTGGGCTtcattggtttggtttaaaaagaGAATTCCTAAGCATGCCTTTATTACTTGGTTGGTTTTGAGGAACAGAATGGCGACGAGAGATAAGCTCAGGAGTTGGGGTTTGCAAGTTCCAGCGGAATGCTTGCTGTGTGGAAGTGCGGATGAAACGGCTCCTCACCTTTTCTTTGAATGTAGATACGCTCAGGAAATTTGGCATGGGTTAATGGATGGGACATGGATGAACCTTCCAATCAAGCTGGAGGAAATGGTGGATTGGTTCCAACAGCTTAGAGGAGAGAAGAGGTTTAAGACGATTACAAAGATCATTTTTCAGGCAGTGATCTATTTTGTGTGGAAGGAGAGGAATGGTAGGCTTCATTCCAATGGACAAAAGACCCCGGCTAGAGTGATAAAAGAGATAAAGTTGTAG
- the LOC130511033 gene encoding uncharacterized protein LOC130511033 — protein MSELEPGTSQMTTTTETHRTTTTFLDLLRRQMSGVDRTRRKRTLKERLRFKCIGCCGPIRSLHRQPNNTATTLHSPTTSRSEDELEEEQTEARFAPGSGSGMNLATALEAERYHPAEADMTPTRVSLMRLLDETAERAVDDGRETEISTALAAGSDTVCCVCMGRKRGAAFIPCGHTFCRVCSRELWLNRGSCPLCNRPISEILDIF, from the coding sequence ATGAGCGAACTCGAACCGGGAACGAGTCagatgacgacgacgacggaGACGCACCGCACGACGACGACGTTTCTTGACTTGCTCCGGCGCCAGATGAGCGGTGTGGATCGCACAAGGAGGAAGCGGACTCTCAAAGAACGGCTGAGATTCAAATGCATCGGATGCTGTGGGCCCATCAGGAGTCTCCATCGTCAGCCCAACAACACTGCAACTACTCTCCACAGCCCAACAACCTCTAGGAGCGAAGACGAACTCGAAGAAGAGCAAACCGAAGCCCGATTCGCTcccgggtcgggttcgggtatgaACCTCGCGACGGCGTTAGAGGCGGAGAGATATCATCCGGCGGAGGCTGACATGACGCCGACGAGAGTGTCGTTGATGAGGTTGCTGGACGAGACGGCGGAGAGAGCGGTTGATGACGGAAGGGAGACGGAGATATCGACGGCGTTAGCTGCGGGGAGTGATACGGTGTGCTGCGTGTGTATGGGAAGAAAGAGAGGCGCTGCGTTTATCCCATGTGGACACACTTTTTGCAGAGTTTGCTCCAGAGAGCTGTGGCTGAACCGGGGCTCGTGTCCTCTTTGTAACCGTCCGATCAGTGAGATTCTTGACATATTTTGA
- the LOC108851680 gene encoding 5'-adenylylsulfate reductase 3, chloroplastic: MALAINVSSSSSPISTSSFPSSDLKTPQIGSLRLSDRINVSSASMSLSSGKRSSVKSLNVQSITKEAMVASEVTTEKEVDVVEVEDFEELAKKLETASPLEIMDKALEKFGNDIAIAFSGAEDVALIEYAHLTGRPYRVFSLDTGRLNPETYRLFDTVEKHYGIRIEYMFPDAVEVQALVRNKGLFSFYEDGHQECCRIRKVRPLRRALKGLRAWITGQRKDQSPGTRSEIPVVQVDPVFEGLEGGAGSLVKWNPVANVEGNDVWSFLRTMDVPVNTLHAAGYVSIGCEPCTRAVLPGQHEREGRWWWEDAKAKECGLHKGNIKESSNGDEAANVNGTTVEDIFRSENVVSLSRQGIENLMKLENRKEAWIVVLYAPWCPFCQAMEASFDELADKLRGGDGVKVAKFRADGDQKEFAKSELQLGSFPTILVFPKNSSRPIKYPSEKRDVDSLTSFLNLVR, from the exons ATGGCACTAGCAATCAACGTTTCTTCATCGTCTTCTCCGATCTCAACCTCTAGCTTCCCTTCTTCAGACCTCAAAACTCCACAAATCGGTTCGTTGAGGTTATCGGATCGAATCAATGTCTCATCAGCGTCTATGAGTCTATCCTCCGGGAAACGATCCTCCGTAAAATCTCTGAACGTGCAGTCGATCACAAAGGAAGCCATGGTTGCTTCTG AGGTTACTACAGAGAAAGAAGTAGATGTGGTGGAAGTGGAAGACTTTGAGGAGCTAGCAAAGAAGCTAGAGACTGCTTCTCCTCTTGAAATCATGGACAAGGCTCTTGAAAAATTCGGAAACGACATTGCAATTGCCTTTAG TGGAGCTGAAGATGTTGCTCTGATCGAGTATGCTCATTTAACAGGAAGACCGTACAGGGTATTCAGTTTAGACACAGGGAGATTGAATCCCGAAACGTACAGACTCTTCGACACGGTGGAGAAACACTACGGTATTCGAATAGAGTACATGTTCCCCGATGCTGTCGAGGTACAAGCTTTGGTTAGAAACAAAGGTTTGTTCTCTTTCTACGAAGACGGTCACCAGGAGTGTTGCCGTATCAGAAAAGTGAGACCGTTGAGGCGTGCTTTGAAAGGTTTACGCGCTTGGATCACCGGACAGAGAAAAGATCAATCGCCGGGAACGAGGTCGGAGATCCCCGTCGTTCAGGTCGATCCGGTGTTCGAAGGACTAGAGGGTGGAGCTGGGAGTTTGGTGAAGTGGAACCCGGTTGCGAACGTTGAAGGGAACGATGTTTGGAGCTTCTTGAGGACGATGGATGTTCCGGTGAACACGCTGCATGCTGCGGGGTATGTTTCGATAGGGTGTGAGCCTTGCACGAGGGCGGTTTTGCCAGGTCAGCACGAGAGGGAAGGGAGGTGGTGGTGGGAGGACGCTAAGGCGAAAGAGTGTGGGCTTCACAAAGGGAACATCAAAGAGAGTAGCAACGGAGACGAAGCTGCTAATGTCAATGGAACAACAGTCGAGGATATTTTCAGAAGCGAGAATGTTGTGAGCTTGAGCAGGCAAGGGATTGAGAATCTGATGAAGCTGGAGAACCGTAAAGAGGCGTGGATCGTTGTGCTTTACGCGCCTTGGTGCCCGTTTTGCCAAGCGATGGAGGCTTCGTTCGATGAGTTGGCGGATAAGTTGAGGGGAGGAGATGGTGTGAAGGTGGCTAAGTTTAGAGCTGATGGTGACCAGAAGGAGTTTGCTAAAAGCGAGTTGCAGCTTGGGAGCTTTCCGACGATACTTGTGTTCCCGAAGAACTCTTCGAGACCTATCAAGTATCCATCTGAGAAGAGAGATGTTGATTCTTTGACATCTTTCTTGAATCTTGTTAGGTGA
- the LOC108851683 gene encoding autophagy-related protein 8a isoform X1, protein MIFACLKFAESNRMAMAKSSFKLSHPLEARMGEATRIREKYPDRVPVIVEKAGQSDVPDIDKRKYLVPADLTVGQFVYVVRKRIKLGAEKAIFVFVKNTLPPTAALMSAIYEEHKDEDGFLYMTYSGENTFGSLIAH, encoded by the exons ATGCTTGAAATTTGCAGAGTCCAATCGAATGGCCATGGCTAAGAGTTCCTTCAAGCTTTCTCATCCTCTCG AAGCAAGGATGGGTGAAGCTACTAGAATCAGAGAGAAGTACCCTGACAGAGTCCCT GTGATTGTTGAAAAGGCTGGACAAAGTGATGTTCCTGACATTGACAAGAGGAA GTATCTCGTCCCAGCAGACCTAACGGTTGGTCAATTTGTGTACGTGGTTCGCAAAAGAATCAAGCTTGGTGCTGAGAAAGCAATCTTCGTCTTTGTCAAGAACACATTGCCTCCAACTG CTGCATTGATGTCTGCAATCTATGAAGAGCACAAGGATGAAGATGGGTTCCTCTACATGACTTACAGTGGAGAGAACACTTTTGGTTCTCTTATCGCTCATTAA
- the LOC108851683 gene encoding autophagy-related protein 8a isoform X2, whose translation MAMAKSSFKLSHPLEARMGEATRIREKYPDRVPVIVEKAGQSDVPDIDKRKYLVPADLTVGQFVYVVRKRIKLGAEKAIFVFVKNTLPPTAALMSAIYEEHKDEDGFLYMTYSGENTFGSLIAH comes from the exons ATGGCCATGGCTAAGAGTTCCTTCAAGCTTTCTCATCCTCTCG AAGCAAGGATGGGTGAAGCTACTAGAATCAGAGAGAAGTACCCTGACAGAGTCCCT GTGATTGTTGAAAAGGCTGGACAAAGTGATGTTCCTGACATTGACAAGAGGAA GTATCTCGTCCCAGCAGACCTAACGGTTGGTCAATTTGTGTACGTGGTTCGCAAAAGAATCAAGCTTGGTGCTGAGAAAGCAATCTTCGTCTTTGTCAAGAACACATTGCCTCCAACTG CTGCATTGATGTCTGCAATCTATGAAGAGCACAAGGATGAAGATGGGTTCCTCTACATGACTTACAGTGGAGAGAACACTTTTGGTTCTCTTATCGCTCATTAA